The following are encoded together in the Candidatus Methylomirabilota bacterium genome:
- a CDS encoding sugar phosphate nucleotidyltransferase: MLPGRLVVQPANRGTAAAILYAVLTVRNLAGDVPVAVFPTDHEVSDDRAFMRHVQHAIEAARLFPEHVVVLGIQPSRAEPEYGWIQPAPKPLPVNGTAVHRIHRFWEKPGAGLARRLFRRGCLWNSFVMVGSVPGFLALLGSAIPGLTRRFTTLARALGGPRESLVSEAVYANAPALGFSEQVLARLPGRLLTLPVAGTGWGELGSPARVLDCLRRTGRLPDWLAETELAPGA; the protein is encoded by the coding sequence GTGCTTCCCGGCCGCCTGGTCGTGCAGCCGGCCAACCGCGGGACCGCCGCCGCGATTCTCTACGCCGTGCTCACCGTGCGCAATCTTGCGGGCGACGTGCCCGTGGCCGTGTTCCCTACCGATCACGAGGTCAGCGACGATCGAGCGTTCATGCGCCACGTTCAGCACGCGATCGAGGCGGCCCGGTTGTTTCCGGAACACGTCGTCGTGTTGGGCATCCAGCCGTCCCGGGCCGAGCCCGAGTACGGCTGGATCCAGCCGGCGCCGAAGCCGCTTCCCGTCAACGGGACGGCTGTCCATCGTATCCATCGCTTCTGGGAGAAGCCGGGCGCCGGACTGGCCCGGAGGCTGTTTCGACGTGGATGCCTGTGGAACAGCTTCGTCATGGTCGGCTCGGTGCCGGGGTTCCTGGCGCTGTTGGGGTCGGCGATCCCGGGGCTGACCCGACGCTTCACCACCCTCGCCCGTGCCCTGGGCGGACCACGAGAGTCCCTGGTGAGCGAGGCCGTCTACGCGAACGCTCCCGCCCTGGGCTTCTCCGAGCAGGTCCTGGCTCGCCTTCCGGGCCGGCTCCTGACCTTGCCGGTCGCCGGCACCGGGTGGGGCGAGCTGGGAAGCCCGGCCAGAGTGCTGGACTGCTTGCGCCGCACCGGCCGCCTTCCCGACTGGCTCGCCGAGACGGAGCTGGCACCGGGCGCCTGA
- a CDS encoding response regulator, whose amino-acid sequence MRSILLVEADPEVRRTLGDQLADLFPEARVLMTESAETGIELARRTWPSVVLVDLALRGSGALGFTRRLRTLAAGATVPIVALVPGVDGPEALLVAEAAGVMAFLRKPVEEAHLVSVVRPLLDRPPPLS is encoded by the coding sequence ATGCGGTCGATCCTGCTGGTGGAGGCCGATCCCGAGGTGCGGCGGACGCTGGGCGATCAGCTCGCCGATCTCTTTCCCGAGGCGCGGGTTCTCATGACCGAGTCCGCCGAGACCGGGATCGAGCTGGCCCGCCGTACGTGGCCCAGCGTGGTGCTCGTCGACCTGGCGCTCCGGGGCAGCGGGGCGCTCGGATTCACCCGGCGTCTGCGCACGCTCGCCGCCGGCGCCACGGTGCCCATCGTCGCGCTCGTCCCCGGCGTCGACGGGCCCGAGGCTCTGCTTGTCGCCGAGGCGGCGGGCGTCATGGCATTCCTGCGCAAGCCCGTGGAAGAGGCTCACCTGGTCTCGGTGGTCCGACCGCTCCTGGACCGGCCGCCGCCGCTGAGCTGA
- a CDS encoding HRDC domain-containing protein: MAVLRWVRTEPDLIQLADRLGEVGEISVDTEADSLYHYPERLALIQVADRTGAAWLVDPLALTDLAPLAPVFAAPRPLVVLHAGDNDLVHLKSRFGFSFAAVFDTSLAARFLGVRALGLDVLLGQYLGVELPPSRQKDDWSVRPLSEAQERYAVADVEHLLALKDRLTEELRRVGRLAWVEEECAALAAEPAPERVPDPQAFLRLKGARDLSPRGQAVLRALYELRERLSLAADRPPFKILPEASLVAIAQASPMTLSALASVPGCTERVVNRWGQAIVDAVAAALALPESALPSTTPPPRLPGVPAGVRRRIEALRAWRVTAAPQLGLDPGVLLPNRLIRPIAEAGPRSGDALARVPGVRRWRVEALGAQILRAIV, from the coding sequence ATAGCCGTTCTCCGCTGGGTCCGTACCGAGCCCGACCTCATCCAGCTGGCTGACCGCCTGGGTGAGGTCGGGGAGATCTCCGTCGACACCGAAGCCGACAGCCTCTACCACTATCCCGAGCGCCTGGCGCTGATCCAGGTCGCCGACCGCACCGGGGCAGCCTGGCTGGTCGATCCCCTGGCCCTCACCGATCTCGCGCCGCTGGCCCCCGTGTTCGCCGCTCCGCGCCCGCTGGTCGTGCTCCATGCCGGGGACAACGACCTGGTTCACCTCAAGAGCCGCTTCGGATTTTCTTTCGCCGCCGTCTTCGACACCTCGCTGGCCGCCAGGTTCCTGGGGGTCCGAGCGCTCGGGCTCGACGTCCTGTTAGGGCAGTATCTGGGCGTCGAGCTGCCGCCATCGCGACAGAAGGACGACTGGTCGGTCCGGCCGCTCAGCGAGGCGCAGGAGCGCTACGCCGTCGCCGACGTCGAGCATCTCCTGGCGCTCAAAGACCGCCTGACCGAGGAGCTGCGGCGAGTGGGACGGCTGGCCTGGGTGGAAGAAGAATGCGCGGCGCTGGCTGCCGAGCCCGCCCCCGAGCGGGTGCCCGATCCCCAGGCCTTCCTGCGCCTCAAGGGGGCCCGCGACCTCAGCCCGCGGGGCCAGGCCGTCCTCCGGGCGCTGTACGAGCTGCGTGAGCGCCTGTCCCTGGCCGCCGATCGGCCGCCGTTTAAGATCCTGCCCGAGGCGAGTCTGGTCGCCATCGCCCAGGCCTCCCCCATGACCCTGTCGGCGCTGGCGAGCGTGCCCGGCTGCACGGAGCGCGTGGTGAATCGCTGGGGGCAGGCGATCGTCGATGCGGTCGCCGCTGCCCTGGCCCTGCCCGAGAGCGCGCTGCCCTCGACGACCCCCCCGCCTCGGCTGCCGGGGGTTCCCGCCGGCGTACGGCGCCGGATCGAAGCGCTTCGGGCCTGGCGCGTGACGGCGGCCCCTCAGCTCGGTCTCGACCCGGGCGTTCTGCTGCCCAATCGTCTGATCCGTCCCATCG